Proteins encoded in a region of the Trichosurus vulpecula isolate mTriVul1 chromosome 9, mTriVul1.pri, whole genome shotgun sequence genome:
- the TEDC2 gene encoding LOW QUALITY PROTEIN: tubulin epsilon and delta complex protein 2 (The sequence of the model RefSeq protein was modified relative to this genomic sequence to represent the inferred CDS: inserted 2 bases in 1 codon; substituted 1 base at 1 genomic stop codon) yields MKEMTSEDEPLRSRGDQYNGAFDFEAKPTVAAAGPGGGGARRWGRGXPAGPRRFSRRTRAAGVRXGLSCGSPQPHSAPLPPVAAMLPAACSHRLVAELQGALAACQRKEKELEESIARCRVLLQPWEAPSPPSPEPAGSTETKTAFTAHEPTPKDLKEMELLTQALEKALRVRKGISQVQSEQSASSGKTVPPPITAQEGPGARPRTSNPKAYAPAKLPTTSQRASSRLKKAARASSHRGKAPGNALTHAKQPDSSVPIKGPAQLCPQPSQGQVPGLPTSTPVSVLKEAGATGPEEVKTQPGLTSEAFTLKENGTQLQLPLFYKKIASRNSSLWAQVQHSQSSPDPDVAAAKARFLERMKATFDLPSPAISLAEIQEEVHRLDQACYLLTQHLEETLDMNEEAATASLSWEQEYRCLVTLEGLQAAVERHLLRLQELREAEEQWLHSGPVESSPWASALCLGGKGSSSSTNRLVYSNVQELQTVTALNLRVAMLKQQIHLEKVLMEELLPLVRSESPADPAQLALYRAIHSQLCEAGERFSILVKDEPSV; encoded by the exons CTGCAGGACCTGGCGGGGGCGGGGCCAGGAGGTGGGGGCGGGG TCCGGCCGGGCCGCGGCGGTTTTCCCGCCGAACTAGGGCTGCAGGTGTGCGCTAGGGTCTCAGTTGCGGCAGCCCCCAGCCCCACTCCGCCCCTCTACCCCCTGTAGCCGCCATGCTGCCCGCCGCCTGCTCCCACAG GCTGGTCGCTGAGCTCCAAGGAGCCCTGGCAGCCTgccagaggaaggagaaggagttGGAAGAGTCCATTGCCCGCTGCCGAGTGTTGCTTCAACCCTG GGaagctccctctcccccaagcccTGAGCCAGCCGGGAGCACAGAGACTAAAACTG CTTTCACAGCACATGAACCAACTCCCAAAGACCTCAAGGAAATGGAGCTGCTGACCCAGGCCCTGGAGAAAGCCCTTCGGGTCCGGAAAGGCATCTCCCAGGTCCAGTCAGAGCAGAGTGCCTCCAGTGGGAAAACTGTTCCTCCTCCGATCACTGCCCAAGAAGGCCCTGGGGCCAGGCCCAGAACTTCAAACCCAAAAGCTTATGCTCCAGCCAAGCTTCCAACTACCTCTCAAAGGGCCAGCAGTAGGCTGAAAAAGGCTGCCAGAGCCTCCTCCCATAGGGGCAAGGCCCCTGGAAATGCTCTCACACATGCCAAGCAGCCAGACAGCTCAGTGCCCATCAAGGGGCCAGCTCAGCTCTGCCCTCAGCCTTCCCAAGGCCAGGTCCCAGGGCTCCCAACTTCCACTCCAGTTTCAGTCTTAAAAGAAGCAGGTGCTACTGGACCAGAAGAAGTAAAGACCCAACCAGGTCTTACATCTGAGGCCTTCACACTCAAGGAGAATGG GACACAGCTGCAGCTGCCTCTGTTCTATAAGAAAATTGCTTCCAGGAATTCCAG CCTGTGGgcccaggtccagcactcccaGTCCAGTCCTGATCCCGATGTTGCTGCTGCCAAAGCCCGTTTCCTGGAGAGAATGAAGGCGACT TTTGACTTGCCCAGCCCAGCAATCAGTCTTGCTGAGATCCAGGAGGAGGTGCATCGCCTGGACCAGGCTTGCTACCTACTGACTCAGCATCTGGAAGAGACACTGGACATGAATGAGGAAGCAGCTACAG CCTCTCTGAGCTGGGAGCAGGAATACCGCTGTCTGGTCACCTTGGAAGGACTGCAAGCTGCTGTAGAACGGCATTTGCTTAGACTACAAGAGCTTCGAGAAG CGGAGGAACAATGGTTGCACTCTGGGCCTGTAGAGagctctccttgggcctcagccCTGTGTTTAGGAGGAAAGGGGTCCAGCAGTTCCACCAACCGCCTTGTCTACTCCAACGTGCAAGAGCTGCAGACCGTGACAGCTCTCAATCTTCGAGTGGCAATGTTGAAGCAGCAGATCCACCTCGAAAAG GTTCTGATGGAAGAACTTCTCCCCCTGGTGAGATCTGAGAGCCCTGCTGACCCAGCTCAGTTGGCACTGTACCGGGCTATCCATAGCCAGCTCTGTGAGGCTGGGGAGCGCTTCTCCATACTGGTGAAAGATGAGCCATCTGTCTGA